GGGTGACCGTGTGTTCCAGTGGCAGATCGCTCAGCGCGTATTTCCAGGGGTTGAGCCAGGCCAGCTCACTCAGGAAAGGCACTTGGGAGGTCACGCTCTGCACCACCACCAACCCGACGCCCAGGCCCGCACCGATACCGACGGCCAAGCCAGGCCGGCCCGTCGCCGCGCCGATAGCCAGGGCCAGGGCACCGAAGAGCCACGCGCCCAGGGTGTGCAGGGCCACCGTGACCAGCAGCCGTCCAGCGGGAAGTGGGGCCTGAAACACCTGTCCGGCCAGCCAGATACTCACAAACAACACGGCCCCCAGAACCAGCAACATGGTGAAAAGTGCCAGGGTGCGCCCCAGCAGCAGCGTGGCGCGCGGCAGCGGCTGTGCCAGGGGGAACTCCAGCCAGCCACGCTCCTCCTGGCCCGCGATCAGCGCCGAACCCTGCAGCGCCGCGAACAGGGTCAGCAGGATGGGCATCAGGCTCAGCAGTTTGCCGCCCACATACCCGGCGGGCGTGCCCAGATTGTCGCCGGCCAGCGCCCGCAACGATTCGGGCAGGCTGTTCATCAGGTCACCCAGAGCCGCGTTGCCTTTGAGCATGGGGAAGAAGGCCAGCAGCATCACCGTGTACAGGGCAAGCCCTACGGCCCACCACAGGAGGCTGCGGCGCGAGTCCTTCAGGGTCTGCGTCCACGCTTCAAGCCACATGGGGCACCTCTGCGCGTGCCGGTTCGCTGCGGTACTCATCCATGAAGGCGTCCTCCAGCGTGGATGGCGTGAGGCTCAGCGAGGTCAACGACTCGCCGGCCAGCGCCCGGATCAACGGGTCGGGGCCGCCGCGCCATTGTCCCCGGAACTCCAGCCCGTCGGCCACGCCCCCGCTCATGCCGTCCAGCGCAGCGAGATCGACGGTCGGGGGCCGGGCAAAACGTAGCGCCACCTGCTGCGGCAGGCTGGCTTTCAGCGTCTGAACCCCCTCCACCCGGATCAGCTCACCGCGCCGGATGATGCCCACCCGTCCAGCGATGCGCTCGATCTCGCTCAGGACGTGGCTGGACAGAAAGACCGTGCGGCCCTCGCTCTGCGCCTCTCTGAGCAGGCCGAGCACCGTTTCCTGCACCAGCGGGTCCAGGCCATCTGTCGGCTCGTCCAGCACCAGCAGATCGGGACGGTGCATCAATGCCAGGGTCAGCCCCACCTTCTGGCGGTTGCCCTTGCTCAACGTGCCCAGCCGGGCGTCCAGCCTCAGCTCCAGTCGCCGGGCCACCTCCAGCCCGTAAGCGTTACTGGCCCCGCCGCGCAGCCTGCAACTGCGGCTCATCAGCTCGCGGGCCGTGTGGTCCCGGCCCAGGTGAACCTCGCCGGGCAGGTAGCCCACCCACCTGTGGACCGCCACACGCTCCTGCCAGATGTCGTGGCCCAGGATGCGACCGCTGCCGCCACTGGGCCGCAGAAAGCCCATCAATGTACGGATGGCGGTGGTTTTGCCTGCGCCGTTCGGGCCGATAAAGCCGAAGACCTCACCTGCCGCCACGCTCAGATTCAGCGCCTGCAGTCCCACGCCGGGGGCGTACAGCTTGCTCAGGTCGGTGGTTTCGATGGCGTTCATGACCTCTCCTCCTGGTTGATCCGGTGCCACTCTTCCAGCACGGCGGGGAACAGGCGCAGCCAGTGGCCGTAGAAGCGCTGCATCTCACGCAGTGGGGTGGCCTCGGCTCCCGGTGGCAGCGCCCGCAGGCCATCGGTGGCCAGATCATGCAGGGTCTGCAACTTGCGGTTGCCCTGCTCGGTCAGGGTGGCCCAGGCATTGGGGCGCACCCGGAATCGGTCGGCCCGCTCGCCGGGATTGGGCGCTCGTTCGGCCAGGCCCAGCAGGATCAGGTGCTTGACTGCCCCGCTGATACCCGCCCGGCTGGCCTGGAGTCGTTCGGCCAGTTCCGCAGGGGTCAGCCCGCCTGCCGGGGCCACCAGCAGTGCCCCCAGAACCCGTCCCGCTGCACGCGGCATGCCCACCATCTCAAACAGCAGGCCCGCCCGTTCCGTGAACTGCTCGCTTTCGGCAGTAGGGGCAGCAACGTCAGGAGCTGGTGGTGTGTCTGACATGACTAAAGTGTAAGACATTTCAGTCATAACTGAAATTACATTGGAAGGCCTCCGAGAATCAGACGAGTGTCCCTGGGAACGTGACCCACGTCTGCTACCTCTCTGCCACGAATCTGCTAAAATCTTCGTTTGGGTGTCCCGCCCACTCGCAGCCAGTCTGTCTGGCGCAGCATTTGAGGTGGGCTTTTTGAGGTCGGTCCTGGCACCCATCGCGCTTCTTAAGGTATGCGGCGCAGACCGGCAGCACCACACAAACAACAGAACCTGTCCTTCCACCGCCTCTCCCGGCGGGCAGTGCCGGGCAGAAGAGAGGCAAGACTATGGAATACCGGAACATCGCTATCATCGCGCACGTCGATCACGGCAAGACCACCCTGGTGGACGCACTGCTCCGTCAGACCCTGAAACTCGGGCACGGCGAGGAGATCGCCGAGCGGGCCATGGACAGCAACGATCTGGAAAAGGAACGTGGCATTACCATTCTCGCCAAGAACACTGCGGTGGAATACAACGGCGTGAAGATCAACATCGTGGACACCCCCGGCCACGCGGACTTCGGCGGCGAGGTGGAGCGCGTTCTGGGCATGGTCAACGGTTGCCTGGTGCTGGTGGACGCGGCGGAAGGCCCGATGCCCCAGACCCGTTTCGTGTTGCGCAAGGCCATTGAACTGGGCCTCAAGCCCATCGTGGTCATCAACAAGATCGACCGCATCGACGCGCGCCCTGAAGAAGTGGTCAACCTGACCTTCGACCTGATGGCCGAACTGGGCGCCAACGACGATCAGCTCGACTTCCCGATCCTGTACGCAATTGCCCGTGAAGGCAAGGCGTTCCGGGACCTGGACAACCCCCAGGAAGACATGCACGAGCTGTTCGAGATGGTGCTGGAGCACATCCCTGCCCCACCTGCGGATCTGGAAGCCCCTTTCCAGATGCTGGTGACCAATCTGGATTACTCCGAGTACCTGGGGCGCATCGTGCTGGGCCGGGTCCAGCGCGGCACGGTCAAGAAGGGCGAATTTGTGCAGCTGATGCACAAGGACGGCACCATGACCAAGTCACGCGTCGTCCAGCCGTTTACGCACATGGGACTGCGCCGCATCGAGGTCGACGAGGTCAGTGCGGGCGACATCGTGGCGCTGGCTGGGATCGAGGACGCGCAGATCGGCGAGACCGTGGCGGATCTGGCCGACCCCGAAGCGTTGCCGATCATCACCGTGGACGAGCCCACGGTCAGCATGACCTTCCAGCCGAACACCAGCCCCTTCGCTGGCAGGGACGGCAAGTACGTCACCAGCCGTCACCTGAATGACCGCCTGAAGCGTGAGGTCATGACCAACGTCTCGTTGAAGGTGGATGAGGTGCGCCCCGACGAGTTCATCGTTTCCGGGCGCGGCGAATTGCACCTGAGCATCCTGCTGGAGACCATGCGCCGCGAGGGCTATGAGGTCCAGGTCGGCAGCCCGCAGGTGATCGTCCGCGAGATCGACGGCGTCAAGCACGAGCCGGTGGAACATTTGGTCATCGATGTGCCGGAGCAACACGCCAGCACCGTGATCGGTGTGCTGGGCGCGCGCAGGGGCCAGATGGTCAACATGGAGCCGCAGGGCAGCCGCAGCCGCGTGGAATTCAAGATTCCGAGCCGCGCGCTGTTCGGTTTCCGCACCCAGTTCCTGTCCATGACCCAGGGCGAGGGCATCATGAGCCACGTGTTCGACGGGTACGCGCCGTGGGCCGGCGACATCAAGATCCGCCAGAACGGTTCGCTGGTCAGCATGGAAGACGGCCCAGCCTTCGCGTACTCGATCTGGAAGCTGCAGGATCGTGGCTCGTTCTTCATCGACGCCGGTGCGGAAGTTTACGTCGGCATGATCGTGGGTGAAAATGCCCGCGAGCAGGACATGAACGTCAACGTCTGCAAGAACAAGAAGCTGACCAACGTGCGTTCCAGCGGCGCAGACGAGGCCCTGACCCTGACCCCGCCGCGCCGGATGAGCCTGGAAGATGCTCTGGAGTACATCGGCAGCGATGAACTGGTGGAACTGACGCCGCACAACATCCGCCTGCGGAAGAAGGTGCTGAACCCCAGCTTGCGGAAATAATTCCGAGTCGCTTTTAAAAGCGAGGCCCCCGCTTCCTTTCCAGGAGCGGGGGCTTTTGGGTGTGGTGCTGATCTTTGTGGTCTCTGGTCCCCGCCTCTCTTGCAGGAGGCCGCCAGGCCTGTCAGCTCTTGCGGAGGTTTGGCCTCAGGCTCAGTTCCGATTCCGCCGCGCCAAAGCGTTCGCGTAAAAAACGGCCCTGACTGAGTAGACGGTCCGCCGTGGCGTGGTCATGACGCAGGGCCTCGCGCACGCCGTCTTCGAGAAGGCCGAGCTGCTCGGTCAACAGGGTTTCGGGGGGCTGGCCCTGGCTTTCCAGAGTGCGCCTCGCGCCGTCTGTCAGGTTCAGGTAGGCGCGCAGGGTGTCGGGCAGGTACGCCTCACGTGTCTGGGTCAGCAGATAGGCGGTGCGGTTGTCGCTGTCCACGCCGTCCTTGCGGGCGTCGATGACCATGCACAGCAACGTCCAGGCCTGGGTGCGCGCCGGTTCGGGCAGACGCAGGGCCAGCGATTCCGGGGCGTCGGCCTGCGACCGGGGCAACGAGGGCTGGGCAGCAGCGGGGAGTGCCGTGGCTTCCTCCGGCGTGAAGGTCATAGCCTTGCGGGCTGTCTTGCCCGCGTTGTCCACGTAAATGATGGCTGTGATGCCGCCGAAGATGACCAGCAGAATCAGGACAGCGATCATGGGGCGGACCTCCAGCAGGCAGACTCCAGAAATGTCGTTCGGCTCATCCCGGCCAGTCTAACGTCCGCAGGTGCCGCCCTGACCCCTCCAGTGCCCCACTGAACACTTTTCCCCTGACCTGACACGGGCTTCAATTGCCGGACTGGGGCGCAGCAGGCGCCGCTGGCGTCTGAGGGGCAGGATTCTGGGCCGTTTTCGGCAGCGACTGCGTTCCCAGCGATTTCATGTCGAGCAGGAAGTTGCCATCGCTGGGCAGCATCACTGTCTGGATTCCGGGGGCCAGGCGCTCGGCCACCGTGAGCTGGATCAGTTGCGGGTTTTCCTTGAGGGCGCGCCCGCGTAGCGAGAGCGCCTCGGCCTCGCCCTTGGCCGTTTCGATGGCGGCCTTGGCTTTGCCCTGCGCCTGTACGACGTCACGCTGGGCACTGATCTCGGCCTGCTGCAGGCGGTTCCTTTCTACCGCCACCTGCTGCTCGGCGGTCTGCTTCTGCTCGATGGCCTGGGCCACGCTCTCGGGAATCTTCAGCTCACGCAAGAGGATTGCGTCCAGCACCAGATTGTTGCGCGAGAACGACTTGTTCAGTTCGGTGGTGATGCTGGCTTCCAGCTGGGTGCGCTGGTTGCTGATCAGGTCTGCGGCCCCGAACTGTCCAATCGAGTCGCGCACCTTGCTGCGAACCTGCGGCCGCAAGACGGTGTTGATGTAATTACGGCCCAGTTCCTTGTGCAGGATGGCAGCCTTGCTACGGTCAATGCGGAACTGGACCGTGACATCTGCCGTGATATCCAGCCCCTCCTTGCTCCGGGCGCGGATGGACCCCTCATCGCCCTGCGCGGTGTTCTGTGCCAGGGTGACCTCTTGCAGGCGGGCGTCGTAGGTGGTCACATGGTCCACGAACGGCAGCACGAAATGAAGCCCCTCCTGCAACGGAATGGGCTTGACTCCGCTAAAGGAGCTGAACACCACCCCCACGAAGCCCGCCGGAATGACCGTGATGCTCTGAGCTGCGATCAGGCCCGCGACCACCACCCCGCCGATGATCAAGCCCAGGCGTGGGGAGAAGCGGGCGGGCGGCGAGGCGGGCGGGCCATTGCTCGTGGGATTGTTGACGGGATCGGGACGAAGGGGCGAGAAGCCACGGTCATGGTCACCACTAGGGTTGGTCATACTTCCTGATACGCGTCCAATGCGACTAAAGTTGCCGGCCAGGGCAGAACAAACCTCGGCTCAGAGGCTTGAAATCCTATGGAGCAGGCGGCTGAAGTCAGGAGAAAAGGCAAAAAAGAGGGGCCGCTTCCGCGTACCCCTGTGATGTCTGTCGATTGAACGTGTGGCCTTATTGTCTGACGATTTCGGCGTCCTGAGGAAGTTTCTTCAGCCCGGAAACGCTGAGACCGGAATTGACCTTGTAATTGCTGACGTTCAGATCGGCCAGCGATTTGCCGGCGCTGCTCACGATCTGAATGCGGGTTGGACGCCAGCCTGCCTCGGTGATGAACACGCGGGTCTTGTCGGTGGTGTTGCCGCTCTTGGACATGGCCTCCAGCTGGAACAGGCGTTTGCCCGCTGCGCCCGTGGTGGACAGCAGCTTCACGTTGTACTGCGACAGCAAGGAGGCCGCATTGCTCAGCTGCGTGAAGTCCAGCCCGCCAAAGCCGGCACCGTCGGCCGCCTTCTTGGTGGAAGTCACCGTGACCTGATTGGTCAGAAACAGGTACTGACGGATCTCGTTCTTGTCGGCCACCACAATATTGTCGGCCAGCGCGTCGGGCGCGTTGAATTGCAGTCGGGCGATGCTCTGCGCGGGAATACTCTTGACCGTGAGGTCGATTTTCTGGGCGCTGGATTCCAGCGAGGCGCTGCCGCTCAGTCGGAAGGAAATATCTTTGGCGGCCTTCTGCGCAGCATCCACCTTGGCAATGATGTCCTGAACGCTCTGGGCACTGGCGGAAGGGGTCAGCAACACGCCGCATAGGGCGAGAATGGAAGTGAAGTTGAGAGGTTTCCTCATGCCACGCAGTATCGCGCCCACTCTCATGAGAAGGGGGGGCGCCGGCTGACGTGGGGTTCACGCTGTGTGCGGCCTCAGGGCTGGCTGTCGGTTCCCAGCGGCAGGGTGTAGGTCAGCCGCGCGCTATAACCGGTCTGGCCATCGGACGTGCGCCCACCACTGACGTTCAGTCCCACTTCTCCTCCTCCGAGGGGCCGGGAGGCTGTCAGGCCCGCGCGTAGGGGAGTGCTGGACGTGCGCCACGGTTCGTAAGCCGCATAGAGCTGCACGCTGTTGCCAGGGCCGAGCAGTTCGCCCATATCCACGCTTCCCGTTACTCCGAACGCTTTCGGCCCCAGCAGCGTGTCCAGTCCCAGGTTTATCCCAGAGTCTGTGGCGTAGGACACTCCCCCGGTGGCGCCCAGAACATCCTGTCCAGCCCGCACGCCCGCGCGCCAGGTCAGCGTGCCCACAACTTCAGTTTCCGGTTCGTCGCCGGGCTGCGCGTCTGCGTCCAGTGGCACAGTACGGGTCAGCTCGCGGCGGCCCTCGACCCCCACAGTCGCCATGTTCTGCCCACCGAACTCGCCGCCCACCACGGCGATCAGGTTCCGGTTGATGCGGTAGCGGGCACCGATGTCAGCATTGAAGCCGCGTTCCCGGCTATCGGTGGCAGCGAAGTTCCAGAGGGCCACAGGGTCGATGCGCCCGGCAGAGGTGGTGAAGCCTGTGGCCGCCAGATTCAGCGCCACCGGCCCTACGCTGCCGCCCAGCCGTGTGGAGGCCCGCACGCCCCCGCTAAAGGCCACCGCCACATCTGCGCGGGCCGTGACTGCGCCCAGCGGTGGCACCGCCAGACTGCGCCCGTACCCCACCTCAGCGGCGCGGGTGGACAGGCCCGCCGCAACGCGTCCCCCCAGCGCCGGTAAATCCGAGACGCCCACTCGTGCCCAGCCCCCACCCTGCGGCCCACCGTTGTAGGACACGCCGAAATCCAGAGCGGTTGCGCCCGCTGTTCCCGCCAGCGTCAGGGCCAGGGCCATCCATCCTCTCGTCATGGGCGCAGGGTAGCAGTGCCGGAGCACGGGTGATCTTCATCAGCCTTTTCAGCTGCGGGTCGGTTAGGCTCCTGCCATGCGTTCCCTGTTGCCCACTGCCGCCCTCGTCGCCTGTGGTCTGGTCGCCTGTGCGCCTGCGTCCCAGGTGTTGCAGGTACCGTCTATCGAGGTTCAGAGCGTGCGTCTGACCCGTCTGTCACTGCCGGGCGGACTGGGCGGTGCACCCGTGGCAGACCTGAAACTGAACTTGCGCGTGTCTAACCCCAACGTGGTGCCCCTGAAGATGACCAACATTCAGGCCACGCTGGTGATCGACGGCGCGCAGGTGGGCCGTGCGGAGTTTCCCCGCGTCAACGTCCCAGCACGCGGATCGGCAGACCAGGAGGCTGATGTCTCCATTCCGGTCACTCTGTCTACCGCCGCCTCATTTCTGAAAGTGGCGCGCGGGCAGCAGGTTACCTATCGTCTGGACGGCACCTTCACCGCTGACTTTGGGCCCCTTGGCCCCAAGAATTTCGGGCCTTTCACGCTGAGTCAGGGGCAGTGGAAGCAGAATCCGATCATCCCATTCTAATTGAGGCTTCAAAGGAGGGAGCGGGAACGGCCCTGGGAGCACTCTCCGCATTCAGCCTGGGCAATCTGCGCCACAAGAGTGCTGTGAGTGTCAGGCTATCAACGGTGCCCTGTCCTCCTCTTACGGTTCCTGCTAGCGCGAGAGTTATCTGCGCCTTGCCTTGACATCCGCTGGCATAGAGCCACAGCTCAGGGCCGCATTATTGAAAGGCTTTGTTTCAGGACCCGCTTTGACGCAGTTGATCCCTCAGACAGCTGCTCCTTCAACCCACGAGAGAGCTTAAGCACAGGCAGATGGGAAGGGCTGGGTTGATCTTTTAGGTGCAGCGCGCCACCTTCCATCGCTATCACGTCCTGAGACGCTCCAGGAGACTTCTCCTTTGCGGATAGAGAGCGGAATGCAATTGCTGTTCAGTTGAACAGCCTTGCGCTGGGTGACCCGATCTGTAATCGACTTGCTACCAGAGAGGGGCTGGCTTCAGACCCTGGTGTATGCTGGTGGCTGCCCGACTGCCGACTCGGAAACGAGCGGGAAGATTCGTGAATTCACGAGCCACAGTCGGTATAACTCCAGAGGTAACCCATGATCCTGAATCTGTTTCTCGTGCTTTTCGCGCTGATCTGTGTGGCGCTGGTCTTCTTTATCCTGTTGCAGGTGCCGCGTCAGGCAGGTCTGTCGGCCAGCATGGCTTCCGGTGGTTCGCTACTGGGCGGCCGTGGTGTAGAGGGCGGCCTGGTCCGCATTACCAGCGTGCTGGGCGGCTTTTTCATGCTACTGGCCCTGCTGATCGGCATCGTTTCGCGCTAATCGCCTTCTTCATCCTTCCCAGAAGTCGCCGCTCCAGGCTGCTTCTGGGTTTTCGCTGAGAAATTCCAGAAGATTTGGCTTGCGTTTGTAAGGTTGTCAGCATTAAATCAGCTCGGGGTTAAGGAATAGTGATTTAATGCTTGACCTGGACTAGGCCACTTCATATATTGACCGCGCTGGAAACCCCACGACAACTCGGTACCCGTCCGGCTCTCGCCGGAGCGTCGCTATTTCCAGAAGCCCAATTCGGAAATTCCGGAAATTGTTCCCCTGACCACCTCATCGGAGGATTCACATGAAGAAAGCACTGTTCCTGGCCTTGGCCATGGCCGCAACCACCTCGATGGCTGCCCCCTTCGTTTTCCCCGCGGCCTGGACCGCCGAGCAGAACACCGCCAATAAGCGCGGCGGCGAGTTCCGCAACTACACGCTCTCCGACTTCAAGACCATCAACCCATTCACCAGCGCTGAGGCCACAAGCGTCCCCGGCACCATGGCCGACGCCAGCATCGGCCTGTTCCGTCAGGATCCGCGCACCAACGAGTTCATCCCTTACATGGCCGAAGGCCCCGCTGTGGTCAGCAACAACAACAAGCGCTTTGTGGTCAAGATTCGTCCTGGCATGAAGTTCAGTGATGGCCAGCCCATCACCGCCGACGACTGGATCACCACCTGGAAGATCCACACCGATGACAAGGTGGGCAGCAACAGCTTCGACACCTTCTTCATCAACGACAAGCCGGTCACCATCAAGAAGATCAACGACATGACTCTGCAGTTCGACTTCCCCACGCAGAGCTCGACCGCGCTGAGCATCATGAGCTTCAACCCCTGGCCCGACCACGTGTTCGGCAAGGCGTACCGTGCTGGCGGCGCAGAGGCCATCAAGAAGATGTGGGGCCTGGGCACCAACCCCAGTGAAATTGTTTCGCCGGGCATGTGGACCTTGGAAAGCTACAAGGCAGGCGAGCGCGTCGTTCTGAAGGCCAACAAGTTCTTCGGCGAGTGGAACAAAGACAGCAAGGGCAATGCCCTGCCGTACTTGAACACCTACTCGTACCGCATCGTGCCTGACCTGAACGCTGGCCTGGCCGCTTTCCTGGCCGGACAGATCGATACCTTCGGCGCCAGCAAAGCCGATGACTTGGCACAGATCAAGAAGGCCATTGACGCTGGCAACCTCAAGGCGGTTCTGAAGGCCAACGTCAGCCCCAACGCCACTTCCTCCTGGATCACCTTTAACTGGAACAAGTCGGCGGATCCCGCCAAGCAGGCGCTGTTCCGCGACGTCCGTTTCCGCC
This genomic interval from Deinococcus humi contains the following:
- a CDS encoding ABC transporter substrate-binding protein, with product MKKALFLALAMAATTSMAAPFVFPAAWTAEQNTANKRGGEFRNYTLSDFKTINPFTSAEATSVPGTMADASIGLFRQDPRTNEFIPYMAEGPAVVSNNNKRFVVKIRPGMKFSDGQPITADDWITTWKIHTDDKVGSNSFDTFFINDKPVTIKKINDMTLQFDFPTQSSTALSIMSFNPWPDHVFGKAYRAGGAEAIKKMWGLGTNPSEIVSPGMWTLESYKAGERVVLKANKFFGEWNKDSKGNALPYLNTYSYRIVPDLNAGLAAFLAGQIDTFGASKADDLAQIKKAIDAGNLKAVLKANVSPNATSSWITFNWNKSADPAKQALFRDVRFRRAMSHIANRDAMIKLALGGLGSEVYFSVYPIFKDQTNAGLKAGAPTYKYDLAQASKLLGQMGYKKKNADGYLVDSKGKVLEFNLATNAGNTVREQLGQIFRDEAKKVGVKVNFTPIDFNTLVGQLTAKGENRPFDAILLGLSGGTNIWPFGVNVVPCGTNLHSYNNPTDGKCLTSQEQLMTKQYYQGDAELNTAKRLAIGAQLMKNEGELQPVIYLVGTNYHVTFNDRVGGEYPADLMDAYYGSRDIALTFIK
- a CDS encoding prohibitin family protein, which translates into the protein MTNPSGDHDRGFSPLRPDPVNNPTSNGPPASPPARFSPRLGLIIGGVVVAGLIAAQSITVIPAGFVGVVFSSFSGVKPIPLQEGLHFVLPFVDHVTTYDARLQEVTLAQNTAQGDEGSIRARSKEGLDITADVTVQFRIDRSKAAILHKELGRNYINTVLRPQVRSKVRDSIGQFGAADLISNQRTQLEASITTELNKSFSRNNLVLDAILLRELKIPESVAQAIEQKQTAEQQVAVERNRLQQAEISAQRDVVQAQGKAKAAIETAKGEAEALSLRGRALKENPQLIQLTVAERLAPGIQTVMLPSDGNFLLDMKSLGTQSLPKTAQNPAPQTPAAPAAPQSGN
- a CDS encoding LEA type 2 family protein, giving the protein MRSLLPTAALVACGLVACAPASQVLQVPSIEVQSVRLTRLSLPGGLGGAPVADLKLNLRVSNPNVVPLKMTNIQATLVIDGAQVGRAEFPRVNVPARGSADQEADVSIPVTLSTAASFLKVARGQQVTYRLDGTFTADFGPLGPKNFGPFTLSQGQWKQNPIIPF
- the typA gene encoding translational GTPase TypA, which encodes MEYRNIAIIAHVDHGKTTLVDALLRQTLKLGHGEEIAERAMDSNDLEKERGITILAKNTAVEYNGVKINIVDTPGHADFGGEVERVLGMVNGCLVLVDAAEGPMPQTRFVLRKAIELGLKPIVVINKIDRIDARPEEVVNLTFDLMAELGANDDQLDFPILYAIAREGKAFRDLDNPQEDMHELFEMVLEHIPAPPADLEAPFQMLVTNLDYSEYLGRIVLGRVQRGTVKKGEFVQLMHKDGTMTKSRVVQPFTHMGLRRIEVDEVSAGDIVALAGIEDAQIGETVADLADPEALPIITVDEPTVSMTFQPNTSPFAGRDGKYVTSRHLNDRLKREVMTNVSLKVDEVRPDEFIVSGRGELHLSILLETMRREGYEVQVGSPQVIVREIDGVKHEPVEHLVIDVPEQHASTVIGVLGARRGQMVNMEPQGSRSRVEFKIPSRALFGFRTQFLSMTQGEGIMSHVFDGYAPWAGDIKIRQNGSLVSMEDGPAFAYSIWKLQDRGSFFIDAGAEVYVGMIVGENAREQDMNVNVCKNKKLTNVRSSGADEALTLTPPRRMSLEDALEYIGSDELVELTPHNIRLRKKVLNPSLRK
- a CDS encoding ABC transporter ATP-binding protein, whose product is MNAIETTDLSKLYAPGVGLQALNLSVAAGEVFGFIGPNGAGKTTAIRTLMGFLRPSGGSGRILGHDIWQERVAVHRWVGYLPGEVHLGRDHTARELMSRSCRLRGGASNAYGLEVARRLELRLDARLGTLSKGNRQKVGLTLALMHRPDLLVLDEPTDGLDPLVQETVLGLLREAQSEGRTVFLSSHVLSEIERIAGRVGIIRRGELIRVEGVQTLKASLPQQVALRFARPPTVDLAALDGMSGGVADGLEFRGQWRGGPDPLIRALAGESLTSLSLTPSTLEDAFMDEYRSEPARAEVPHVA
- the secG gene encoding preprotein translocase subunit SecG; the protein is MILNLFLVLFALICVALVFFILLQVPRQAGLSASMASGGSLLGGRGVEGGLVRITSVLGGFFMLLALLIGIVSR
- a CDS encoding ABC transporter permease subunit, coding for MWLEAWTQTLKDSRRSLLWWAVGLALYTVMLLAFFPMLKGNAALGDLMNSLPESLRALAGDNLGTPAGYVGGKLLSLMPILLTLFAALQGSALIAGQEERGWLEFPLAQPLPRATLLLGRTLALFTMLLVLGAVLFVSIWLAGQVFQAPLPAGRLLVTVALHTLGAWLFGALALAIGAATGRPGLAVGIGAGLGVGLVVVQSVTSQVPFLSELAWLNPWKYALSDLPLEHTVTPTPLLVCLLLGAALVWIAAPIFENRDVHG
- a CDS encoding outer membrane lipoprotein carrier protein LolA, which gives rise to MRKPLNFTSILALCGVLLTPSASAQSVQDIIAKVDAAQKAAKDISFRLSGSASLESSAQKIDLTVKSIPAQSIARLQFNAPDALADNIVVADKNEIRQYLFLTNQVTVTSTKKAADGAGFGGLDFTQLSNAASLLSQYNVKLLSTTGAAGKRLFQLEAMSKSGNTTDKTRVFITEAGWRPTRIQIVSSAGKSLADLNVSNYKVNSGLSVSGLKKLPQDAEIVRQ
- a CDS encoding GbsR/MarR family transcriptional regulator encodes the protein MSDTPPAPDVAAPTAESEQFTERAGLLFEMVGMPRAAGRVLGALLVAPAGGLTPAELAERLQASRAGISGAVKHLILLGLAERAPNPGERADRFRVRPNAWATLTEQGNRKLQTLHDLATDGLRALPPGAEATPLREMQRFYGHWLRLFPAVLEEWHRINQEERS